From the Streptococcus oralis ATCC 35037 genome, one window contains:
- a CDS encoding PspC domain-containing protein, producing MKKLMRSGKDQKIGGVCAGVAHYFDIDPTIVRVIWAVLAFCYGTGVLAYIILWLIAPVSTEY from the coding sequence ATGAAAAAATTAATGAGAAGCGGGAAAGATCAAAAAATTGGTGGAGTATGCGCAGGAGTTGCTCATTATTTTGATATCGATCCAACAATTGTTCGTGTCATTTGGGCTGTTCTTGCATTTTGTTATGGGACAGGAGTCCTTGCTTATATCATTTTATGGTTGATTGCACCAGTTTCAACAGAATATTAA
- the obgE gene encoding GTPase ObgE, translated as MSMFLDTAKIKVKAGNGGDGMVAFRREKYVPNGGPWGGDGGRGGNVVFVVDEGLRTLMDFRYNRHFKADSGEKGMTKGMHGRGAEDLRVRVPQGTTVRDAETGKVITDLIEHGQEFIVAHGGRGGRGNIRFATPKNPAPEISENGEPGQERELQLELKILADVGLVGFPSVGKSTLLSVITSAKPKIGAYHFTTIVPNLGMVRTQSGESFAVADLPGLIEGASQGVGLGTQFLRHIERTRVILHVIDMSASEGRDPYEDYLAINKELESYNLRLMERPQIIVANKMDMPESQENLKTFKEKLAANYDEFEELPAIFPISGLTKQGLATLLDATAELLDKTPEFPIYDESDMEEETYYGFDEEEKAFEISRDDDATWVLSGEKLMKLFNMTNFDRDESVMKFARQLRGMGVDEALRARGAKDGDLVRIGKFEFEFVD; from the coding sequence ATGAGTATGTTTTTAGATACAGCCAAGATTAAGGTCAAGGCTGGTAATGGTGGCGATGGCATGGTTGCCTTTCGCCGTGAAAAATATGTCCCTAATGGCGGTCCTTGGGGTGGTGATGGTGGACGTGGAGGTAACGTTGTTTTCGTGGTAGACGAAGGCTTACGTACCTTGATGGATTTCCGCTATAACCGTCATTTCAAGGCTGATTCCGGTGAAAAAGGAATGACCAAAGGAATGCACGGACGTGGTGCAGAAGATCTACGTGTTCGCGTGCCACAGGGGACTACTGTACGTGATGCGGAAACAGGTAAAGTCATCACAGACTTGATTGAACATGGTCAAGAATTTATCGTGGCTCATGGTGGTCGAGGTGGTCGTGGAAATATCCGTTTTGCCACTCCAAAAAATCCTGCACCTGAAATCTCTGAGAATGGAGAACCAGGACAAGAACGTGAGTTGCAACTGGAATTGAAAATCTTAGCAGATGTTGGTCTAGTCGGTTTCCCATCTGTCGGAAAGTCAACTTTGCTTAGTGTTATCACTTCAGCTAAACCTAAAATCGGTGCTTACCACTTTACGACAATTGTTCCTAATTTGGGTATGGTTCGTACGCAGTCAGGTGAATCTTTTGCAGTAGCAGACCTTCCAGGTTTGATTGAAGGGGCTAGTCAAGGTGTTGGTCTTGGAACCCAGTTTCTTCGTCATATCGAACGCACTCGAGTTATCCTCCATGTCATCGATATGTCAGCTAGTGAAGGACGTGATCCTTATGAGGACTACCTTGCTATCAATAAGGAATTGGAATCCTATAATCTTCGTCTCATGGAACGTCCACAGATTATCGTGGCCAACAAGATGGATATGCCTGAAAGTCAGGAAAATCTGAAAACTTTCAAGGAAAAGTTGGCTGCAAACTACGACGAGTTTGAGGAACTTCCAGCCATTTTCCCAATTTCTGGATTGACCAAGCAAGGGTTGGCGACTCTTTTGGACGCGACAGCTGAATTGTTAGACAAGACTCCAGAATTCCCGATTTATGATGAATCCGATATGGAAGAAGAGACTTACTATGGCTTTGACGAGGAAGAAAAAGCCTTTGAGATTAGTCGTGATGATGATGCGACATGGGTACTTTCTGGTGAAAAACTAATGAAACTCTTTAACATGACCAACTTTGACCGTGACGAATCGGTCATGAAGTTTGCCCGTCAGCTTCGTGGTATGGGGGTTGACGAAGCCCTTCGTGCACGTGGCGCCAAAGATGGCGACTTGGTCCGCATCGGTAAATTTGAGTTTGAATTTGTAGACTAG
- a CDS encoding DUF4044 domain-containing protein → MAFGDNGKRKKTLFEKVTLVVVLIMLFVTLAGIFATALGAFSRF, encoded by the coding sequence ATGGCTTTTGGAGATAACGGAAAACGTAAAAAAACTTTGTTTGAAAAGGTGACACTTGTTGTCGTGCTCATCATGTTGTTTGTAACCCTTGCTGGTATCTTTGCAACTGCGCTTGGAGCTTTCAGTAGATTCTAA